Proteins encoded in a region of the Pseudothermotoga elfii DSM 9442 = NBRC 107921 genome:
- a CDS encoding acyltransferase: protein MNKISKNAKIGLNVKLGFNVVVEDNVVIGDGTVLGNNVVIHKETVVGKNCVISDNTVLGKKPFRSSISSTTFEKQLPPLTIKNNVTIGAGCILYIGAVLSDNVFIGDLAVIREEVEIGDYTVIGKGVTIENKCKVGKYVKIETNAYITAFSEIESYCFIAPEVTFTNDNFLGRTEERRKYFKGPLIKKGARIGANATILPGIVIGEDALVAAGSVVTKNVPARKIVIGVPARIWKDVPEDQLLENQIFYKDQ from the coding sequence GTGAATAAGATTTCCAAAAATGCAAAAATAGGACTGAATGTGAAACTGGGTTTTAATGTCGTTGTGGAAGATAATGTAGTGATTGGCGATGGAACAGTTCTTGGAAATAACGTTGTAATTCACAAAGAAACAGTTGTTGGGAAAAATTGCGTGATTTCCGACAATACTGTGCTTGGCAAGAAACCTTTCAGATCTTCAATTTCTTCCACAACATTTGAAAAACAACTACCCCCTCTGACAATTAAAAACAATGTTACGATAGGCGCTGGTTGTATTCTGTACATTGGTGCAGTTCTTTCTGACAACGTCTTTATAGGAGATCTCGCAGTTATAAGAGAAGAGGTTGAGATAGGTGACTACACAGTTATTGGAAAAGGAGTGACCATTGAAAATAAATGCAAGGTTGGAAAGTACGTGAAAATAGAAACAAATGCTTATATAACAGCCTTTTCAGAAATAGAAAGCTACTGTTTCATAGCTCCTGAAGTTACATTCACCAATGATAACTTTCTTGGTCGGACAGAAGAGAGAAGAAAATACTTCAAAGGTCCTCTTATCAAAAAAGGGGCTCGTATAGGAGCCAACGCAACCATTCTACCAGGCATTGTTATAGGAGAAGATGCCCTTGTAGCTGCTGGTAGTGTTGTTACGAAAAATGTTCCTGCCAGAAAGATAGTTATTGGCGTCCCGGCCAGAATATGGAAAGATGTTCCAGAAGACCAATTACTTGAAAATCAAATTTTTTACAAAGACCAGTGA
- a CDS encoding sn-glycerol-1-phosphate dehydrogenase, giving the protein MKNLLELLGKKIQCNCGKIHTIPSVNIVWDRFSNTYFSNKKSLFVADENTTNLSNLSGKNVLILTDPRRVTATVENVDKVLKILGNEDMIVSIGSGSLTDIAKYAAYLSKKEFSCVPTAPSVDGYTSSAAPLMVNGIKQTLDAKTPRTIILDIDILRNCPLDLLRAGIGDISAKVIARFDWLLSHHITGEYICDFFWNNLEDVLFELLKDVNNIFQREKNFVSKLMTAQLISGLNITVAGNSRPASGSEHLISHFLEMVYEARGELPLFHGLQVAMGTYISLHAYEILFEDIPLEKSSDNLEEKKRSLIQLFGPKKAENFLRIYRNKNMVKIANLNKIKKSLEKTYLRFSPLLKNVCKVIDVGELFKNYSRDVIKQAINLSNMLRERYTVLDFLDSSGILKSFSDWIVEKAGR; this is encoded by the coding sequence GTGAAGAACTTGCTCGAACTTTTAGGGAAAAAGATTCAGTGCAATTGTGGAAAAATTCACACGATACCAAGCGTTAATATTGTATGGGATAGATTCAGCAATACATATTTTTCCAACAAAAAATCCCTATTTGTTGCAGATGAAAATACAACCAATCTATCAAATTTGTCCGGAAAAAATGTGCTTATCCTTACAGATCCTCGCAGAGTAACGGCAACTGTGGAAAATGTTGATAAAGTTCTGAAAATCTTAGGCAATGAAGATATGATTGTCTCTATAGGGTCTGGAAGCCTTACAGATATTGCAAAATATGCTGCTTATCTTTCAAAAAAGGAATTTTCCTGTGTTCCAACCGCTCCATCAGTTGATGGTTACACTTCATCTGCTGCCCCATTGATGGTGAATGGTATCAAACAAACTCTTGACGCAAAAACTCCCAGGACAATTATTCTCGATATTGATATTCTGAGGAATTGCCCGCTCGATCTTTTAAGAGCTGGCATTGGAGATATCTCAGCAAAAGTGATAGCAAGATTTGACTGGTTATTGTCTCACCATATAACCGGTGAATACATTTGTGATTTTTTCTGGAACAATTTGGAAGATGTGCTGTTTGAATTGTTGAAAGATGTAAATAATATTTTCCAGAGGGAAAAAAATTTCGTCTCAAAATTGATGACAGCTCAGTTGATCTCGGGGCTCAACATCACAGTTGCGGGAAATTCAAGGCCTGCATCTGGATCAGAACATCTGATTTCACATTTTCTGGAGATGGTTTATGAAGCCCGGGGAGAATTGCCACTGTTCCATGGATTACAGGTTGCTATGGGAACATATATATCCCTTCATGCATATGAAATTTTGTTTGAAGATATACCGCTCGAGAAATCCAGCGATAATCTGGAAGAGAAAAAAAGATCCCTGATTCAACTTTTTGGGCCAAAAAAAGCAGAGAATTTCTTGCGGATATACAGAAACAAAAATATGGTAAAAATTGCAAATCTGAATAAAATAAAAAAATCACTCGAGAAAACCTATCTGCGGTTTTCTCCGCTGCTTAAAAATGTCTGTAAAGTTATAGATGTCGGGGAACTTTTTAAAAACTATTCCAGGGATGTTATAAAACAGGCAATTAATCTTTCAAATATGCTGAGGGAAAGATACACGGTGCTTGATTTTCTTGATTCTTCAGGTATTTTGAAATCCTTTTCTGATTGGATAGTTGAAAAAGCAGGCCGGTGA